In Tubulanus polymorphus chromosome 2, tnTubPoly1.2, whole genome shotgun sequence, a single window of DNA contains:
- the LOC141899586 gene encoding sterol carrier protein 2-like produces MAAPRKIFVVGVGMTKFEKPGRRDDFDYPEMALEAGKKALADANIPYNEIQQVCVGYVYGDSTCGQRAVYQLGMTGVPIYNVNNNCATGSTALIMGKQFIEGGSSNCVMVLGFEKMQKGSLSSTFDDRTNPMDKHVELMADTHGIEPRAIMPQMFGNAGREHMKKYGTKPEIFAKIAYKNHKHSVNNPYSQFRKEYTLEEIMQSPMIHEPLTKLQCCPTSDGSAAAILASEEFVIKHGLQDKAVEIVAMEMATDLPTTFEEQSCLKAVGYDMTRHAAEKAFKKAGLKPTDVDVVELHDCFSANELISYEALGLCSLGEGGKLVENNDNTYGGKYVINPSGGLISKGHPLGATGIAQCAELCWQLRGLAGQRQVKNAQIALQHNVGLGGAVVVGLYTKPQLTDSRNKMKGSSTSGGNSGGNDGSNFKCAPIFEEIKKGLKQDGANIVKKMKGVFVFKVTNGPNGKDGVWVVDVKNGSGSVTYGGKAKGDVTITMADEDMLKLMLNKLNPQKAFFQGKLKISGNMGLAYKLKEFQPKTKKAKL; encoded by the exons atggccgcgcCCAGGAAAATTTTCGTCGTCGGCGTCGGGATGACAAAA tttgaaaaaCCAGGTAGACGTGATGACTTTGATTACCCTGAAATGGCCTTGGAAGCAG GCAAGAAGGCATTGGCTGATGCTAACATTCCTTACAACGAAATACAACAAGTGTGTGTAGGATATGTTTACG GCGATTCAACTTGTGGACAAAGAGCAGTTTATCAACTAGGAATGACTGGAGTACCTATTTATAAT GTGAACAATAATTGTGCAACAGGTTCGACTGCATTGATAATGGGAAAGCAATTTattgaaggag GCTCATCAAATTGTGTTATGGTACTTGGTTTTGAGAAAATGCAAAAGGGTTCGCTCTCAAGCACG tTCGATGATCGAACAAATCCAATGGATAAACATGTGGAATTAATGGCTGATACTCATGGAATTGAACCCCGTGCTATTATGCCACAAATGTTTGGTAATGCTGGACGTGAACACATGAAAAAATATG GAACGAAGCCGGAAATTTTTGCAAAAATCgcctataaaaatcataaacatTCTGTAAACAATCC GTATTCTCAGTTCAGGAAGGAATACACTCTTGAAGAGATTATGCAGTCTCCTATGATCCACGAGCCGCTTACAAAACTCCAATGCTG TCCAACATCTGATGGCTCAGCGGCTGCAATTCTTGCATCTGAGGAGTTTGTCATAAAACATGGCTTGCAGGACAAAGCAGTTGAAATCGTCGCTATGGAAATGGCCACTGATTTACCAACTACATTTGAAGAACAAAGTTGCTTGAAAGCA GTTGGATATGATATGACTAGACATGCTGCTGAAAAAGCTTTTAAAAAAGCAG GTTTAAAGCCAACAGATGTTGATGTTGTTGAGTTACACGATTGTTTTTCGGCGAACGAATTGATTTCGTACGAAGCTCTTGGACTTTGTAGCTTAG GTGAAGGTGGCAAGTTAGTCgagaataatgataatacataCGGTGGCAAGTATGTAATAAATCCAAGTGGAGGATTGATTTCTAAAGGACATCCTCTAGGAGCAACAG GTATTGCACAATGTGCCGAACTATGTTGGCAGTTAAGAGGTCTTGCTGGGCAGAGGCAAGTGAAGAACGCTCAAATAGCATTACAGCATAATGTTGGATTAGGGGGTGCGGTGGTAGTTGGACTCTACACAAAGCCTCAATTGACTGACAGCAG GAACAAAATGAAGGGAAGTTCTACATCTGGTGGTAATTCAGGTGGAAATGATGGAAGTAACTTCAAATGTGCTCCtatatttgaagaaataaagaAAGGTCTTAAACAG GATGGTGCTAATATTGTGAAGAAGATGAAAGGTGTTTTCGTATTCAAAGTGACAAATGGCCCAAATGGTAAAGATGGCGTTTGGGTGGTTGATGTAAAGAATGGTTCTGGAAGTGTCACTTATGGTGGAAAAG CAAAAGGAGATGTAACGATAACAATGGCTGATGAAGATATGCTAAAGCTGATGTTgaacaaattaaacccacaaaaG GCCTTCTTTCAAGGCAAACTGAAGATATCTGGAAATATGGGATTGGCGTACAAACTCAAAGAATTCCAACCGAAGACTAAAAAGGCTAAACTTTAA